The sequence ATGGAAGACAGTAGAGGATTGGGAGGATGATAACGTATATGGTGAGGGGCAGTTCGCTAGTGGAAAGCTTCATTGGCATTATTGGGAGAAGAATGGTGGAATGAATATTGTTACATTTGATTTGAAGAGTGAGGAGTTTGGAAAGATGGAGGTGCCATGTCCATGTGATTCATGGGTGAGGTTGGGCGTGCTCGAGGGTCGCCTTTGTGTAGTCACTTATAATAAAACACACTTTGATGCGTGGGTTATGAAAGAGGATTCTTGGGTGAAAGTGATGGATGTTCTTGTCTATGAACCTTATCAAAGTTACCTACTCTTTCCAACTGTTTTCAAATGCCTAGAGGTAAAGATTGGGCTAATCCGTGGATCGGTTATATCGGTTCAAAATCTTAATCTTGTAAAAGAGGATGTGCTTCCTCTGTTCAACATAATCACAAGTTCCTTAGCAGCGAATATCTACGTTGAAAGTTTAGTCTCCCCGGTCTTTCGCAAAAAGGTTTGAAGGAtcttgtgtttgtgttttgttTCCCTGTAATATTTCTTTGAGAGGTGAGAGCACGAGGGCATGTGTTGCTCCTCTTTATTTCTACAGAGATATGTTTGATTGATCTTGGATTGTTTTTGCTATTTCTCATATATAGAGGTATGTTTGTTGGATTTATTGTCTCTCGTGGTTTTTGTCTGTGGTGTTTCTTTTGGCTGATCATTTCAGATGgatgaaaataatataaatttcagATGCAAAATTTGAgtctcattatatatatatagtgaaaatTAAAAGGTAGTTGTCAacttaatttcaataaattgtaGCCAATTTTATGAAATTTGAACAAAATTGCCTCCAGAGTAAATGCGAACAAAGTTGTTGCCATATCGTATCTACTAGTAGCATCAGTCAATGGTTGGTACGACTCGCACGAGCCGTTTCAACTAGTAGCACTAGTCAATGATTGGTACGACTGTAATGAATAGTCCGGTACGACTGTAATGAATAGTCCGAATTCATACAAAGTGTAGTTAGTTGGTGTGCGGCACAAATTGGTATGAATTTGTACCAGTTGTACCATATATTTATATTCGATACGAATTAAAGTGGATTGAGTACTAATGCACTCAGCGAAGTTAAAGATTTCTCTTAGTAAATTGCATGTCTTCTCACGAAATATAGCAACACTTTAAAAAACAGTTactataaattcaaaatacttAAATTGTGGTTCACGTAagtcgaaatttaaaataattaaccaAGTTTTTCAAATTCGAAAAACTCACTCTAAGATAGTGGCCTAAATTTTTTTTACACACTCTAAATTGACACTCGCGGGCCTCTGAGGAACTAAAGGAGGCCCATCTAGGGATGGCAATTTATccgcgggtaacggatatccgtGACTACCCGACCCTAATAGGTGCGGGTTTGAGAGGCATTTGacatccacggatagtttcgtggttacaattcactatccatttagttcgtggatatgagtttggatacttactatccatacccacaAAACTcatttacccgcgaaaaatacccgtgAAATACCTCCGAAAACACCCGCGAAATACCCgccaaataattatttatttcatagTTCAAGGAAAGAATGAAAGTTTTTGAACATGCATTTATTTCATAGATAAAGGAAAGAATTAAAGTTTTTGGACATGCcttgaagacgaagaagaagagttcAATAAGGATTGCTCTATTTCAACTGTTGAGGAATAATATAACttagttgaattttaaattttagttgatgaatttggatATTAActttagatttaattaaattttgtcaATTGTGAATTTGAACATCGATGCAAGATGTGGATTTGAATTTTGAACTATATGAATtgtagtgattttttttatgttaaatttgttattaatttatatttaaattatgtttcaCGGGTATCTGTTGGAGAGCGGGTGACAGAtatccgacgggtagcgggttgACGGATACCCGAcaggtagcgggtatccgcgggtggcGGGTTTGGATAGCATTTAATATCCACGGAT comes from Salvia miltiorrhiza cultivar Shanhuang (shh) chromosome 3, IMPLAD_Smil_shh, whole genome shotgun sequence and encodes:
- the LOC131018384 gene encoding F-box/kelch-repeat protein At3g23880-like, translated to MVGCCNGLVCFLQKQSFFLWNPATGISNKLPEIVIENGDRTSSVYKYGFGWDESNGAYKVFAVFASRLHESMCKVYSSKTNSWKTVEDWEDDNVYGEGQFASGKLHWHYWEKNGGMNIVTFDLKSEEFGKMEVPCPCDSWVRLGVLEGRLCVVTYNKTHFDAWVMKEDSWVKVMDVLVYEPYQSYLLFPTVFKCLEVKIGLIRGSVISVQNLNLVKEDVLPLFNIITSSLAANIYVESLVSPVFRKKV